A region of Allocoleopsis franciscana PCC 7113 DNA encodes the following proteins:
- a CDS encoding GNAT family N-acetyltransferase — MTEQPFILPIGCILRRACAQDIWAIRKLVLSAKLDPTQVRWSQFWVMECEGGVIACGQLRSFAGAQELGSLVVASAWRNRGLGSFLVKHLIQEATEPLYLECLGSGLATFYTRFGFVPIAWQELPQSLKWKFGVSQLASKLLPMISVTLMQYQGFGE; from the coding sequence ATGACTGAGCAGCCTTTTATTTTACCCATTGGGTGTATTCTACGTCGAGCTTGTGCCCAGGATATCTGGGCGATTCGCAAATTAGTGCTGAGTGCCAAACTCGATCCGACTCAGGTACGTTGGTCACAGTTTTGGGTGATGGAATGTGAGGGGGGTGTGATTGCTTGTGGACAGTTGCGTAGCTTTGCTGGGGCGCAAGAATTGGGGAGTTTAGTGGTGGCATCCGCTTGGCGAAATCGAGGTTTGGGGAGCTTTTTAGTTAAGCATTTGATTCAGGAGGCAACCGAACCCCTGTATCTGGAATGTTTGGGCAGTGGGTTGGCAACGTTTTATACTCGTTTTGGTTTTGTGCCCATTGCTTGGCAAGAGTTACCTCAATCCCTGAAGTGGAAGTTTGGAGTTTCTCAATTGGCATCCAAACTATTACCCATGATTTCTGTCACCCTCATGCAGTATCAAGGGTTTGGTGAGTGA
- a CDS encoding GNAT family N-acetyltransferase — translation MQLIETFHTDRLIATCLRAEDYGNLCRMHQDATVMATLAGIRSDDETQRMLDQELEHWHRYGFGLWAFRDKLDGRFVGRGGLRKTHVCGHDEVELAYALMSEYWGKGLATEMAQASLQVGFEQLGLVDVVCFTMTTNYASQRVMQKMGFKYERDFVRADLPHVFYRLTAEEWQGNRR, via the coding sequence ATGCAATTGATAGAGACATTTCACACCGATCGCTTAATCGCCACTTGCCTACGCGCCGAAGATTACGGCAACCTGTGCCGAATGCATCAGGATGCTACCGTGATGGCGACGCTTGCGGGTATTCGTTCTGACGATGAAACTCAGCGAATGCTTGATCAGGAACTAGAGCATTGGCATCGATATGGGTTTGGGCTTTGGGCGTTTCGAGACAAACTCGATGGGCGATTTGTGGGGCGGGGTGGGCTACGAAAGACTCATGTATGCGGTCATGATGAAGTAGAGTTGGCTTACGCGCTGATGTCCGAATATTGGGGCAAAGGGTTAGCCACGGAAATGGCACAGGCAAGTTTGCAAGTTGGTTTTGAGCAACTGGGATTGGTCGATGTAGTTTGCTTTACAATGACGACTAATTATGCATCGCAACGGGTGATGCAGAAGATGGGATTTAAGTACGAGCGCGATTTTGTTCGTGCTGACTTACCCCATGTGTTTTACCGCCTTACCGCAGAGGAATGGCAGGGTAATCGGCGCTAA
- a CDS encoding WD40 domain-containing protein, which produces MDAVAILTLIGLVIGIIAGVVQVLDFLEKQREKKRSLANQTPSPQIAQVPSAPPEVGRTPKSIASSHQDWGEAVDTSAFYGRTEELAKLAQWIVRDRCRLVALLGMGGIGKTSVSIKLAQQIQDEFKFVIWRSLRNAPPVEDILKDLIKVLSNQQETQLPDTLNELVARLIDYLRQSRCLLVLDNAESILQGGNRAGEYQQGYEGYGELFRRIGGTVHQSCLVLTSRENPKDIASAAGDALPVRYMQLIGLKLTEGEELFHALKVSGSEAQEQELIDFYKGSPLALKIVSTTIQELFDGDIAQFLQSKVVVFSDIRDLLDQQFNRLSDLEREVMYWLAINREAVSLSELREDIVSLESPPKLMEAIQSLVRRSLIEKCTALFTLQPVVMEYLTDRLIEQVCDEIKTGKIEVFNRYTLIKATAKDYIRETQVRLILKPIAERIPVGAHGCAPLQQMLSKLREQFSRKPGYAGGNILNLLCYLQTDLNGLDFSNLRIWQAYLQGMTLQHVNFAHSNLSKSVFTQAFDRIVSVAFSPDGKLLATGDVVGQVRIWQVVDGQQLLTFQGHSNWVSSIAFSPDGQLLAVTGHSDSTIQLWEASTGKCVQILPGHTGWVSSVAFSQDGQTLASGSSDLTVRLWSFSTGQCLRILQGHTDRVWSVAFSRDGQTLVSGSNDQTVRLWEVSTGQCLRILQGHTDQVRSVVFSPNGQTVASGSADQTVKLWEVSTGHCLKTLEENTNGTRTIAFSPDGRILASGNYDQTVKLWEVSTGQCLRILQGHTDRVWSVAFSPDGRILASGSDDQTVRLWEVNTGQGLRILQGHANKIGSVAFSCDNQWLATGSGDKAVRLWVANTGQCSKTLQGHHKAVTSVAFSPNSQTLASSGDNTVRLWDVTTGHCLHVLQGHGSWWVQCVAFSPDGQTLASGSGDQTVRLWEVTTGQGLRVLQGHDSEVRCVAFSPDSQLLASGSRDGMVRLWKVSTGQCLNTLQGHNDWVQSVAFSQDGQTLASSSNDQTVRLWEVSTGQCLKTLQRQTRWGESPAFSPDGQLFAGGSNDATVGLWEVSTGKCLQTLRGHTDKIWSVAFSRDGQTLISGSQDETVKIWNVKTGECLKTLRAARPYEGMNITGVTGLTEAQKTMLKTLGAVES; this is translated from the coding sequence ATGGACGCCGTAGCCATCTTGACATTGATTGGACTTGTCATTGGCATCATTGCTGGTGTGGTGCAAGTCCTAGATTTTCTGGAAAAGCAACGGGAAAAAAAGCGATCGCTGGCAAATCAGACACCATCGCCCCAGATTGCACAAGTTCCAAGTGCACCACCAGAAGTAGGCAGGACTCCTAAATCCATTGCATCATCGCATCAAGATTGGGGGGAAGCGGTTGATACCTCAGCCTTTTACGGACGTACAGAAGAACTCGCCAAGTTAGCGCAATGGATTGTGCGCGATCGCTGCCGATTAGTCGCACTGTTGGGAATGGGGGGAATTGGCAAAACCTCTGTGTCGATTAAGCTAGCTCAGCAGATTCAGGATGAGTTTAAGTTTGTTATTTGGCGAAGCTTACGCAATGCTCCACCTGTTGAGGATATCCTGAAAGACCTGATTAAAGTTCTCTCCAATCAGCAGGAAACTCAATTACCAGACACGTTAAACGAGTTAGTTGCCCGACTGATCGATTACTTGCGACAGTCCCGATGTTTACTGGTTTTGGATAATGCTGAATCGATTCTCCAAGGAGGCAATCGTGCAGGAGAGTATCAACAGGGCTATGAGGGATATGGTGAGCTTTTCAGACGCATTGGCGGAACCGTTCATCAAAGTTGTTTAGTATTAACCAGTCGGGAGAATCCTAAAGACATTGCTTCCGCCGCAGGAGATGCTCTTCCTGTTCGATACATGCAATTAATTGGTTTGAAATTAACAGAAGGAGAAGAACTATTTCACGCTCTGAAAGTCTCTGGTTCAGAAGCACAGGAGCAGGAACTAATTGATTTTTACAAAGGCAGTCCCCTGGCTCTAAAAATTGTTTCCACAACGATTCAGGAGCTATTTGATGGGGATATTGCTCAATTTTTGCAGAGCAAGGTAGTTGTTTTCAGTGACATTCGCGATTTACTAGACCAGCAGTTTAATCGGCTGTCGGATTTGGAACGAGAAGTGATGTACTGGCTAGCAATTAATCGTGAGGCAGTTTCTTTATCCGAGTTGCGAGAAGATATTGTCTCGTTGGAATCACCGCCAAAGTTGATGGAAGCGATACAGTCTTTAGTGAGGCGATCGCTCATCGAAAAATGTACCGCGCTCTTCACGCTGCAACCTGTGGTCATGGAGTATTTAACTGACCGATTGATTGAACAGGTTTGTGATGAGATTAAAACCGGAAAAATTGAAGTATTTAACAGATACACTCTGATTAAGGCAACAGCGAAAGATTATATTAGGGAGACTCAAGTTCGCCTGATTCTTAAACCTATTGCTGAGAGGATTCCCGTAGGGGCGCACGGCTGTGCGCCCTTGCAACAAATGCTCTCAAAATTACGAGAGCAATTTTCTCGTAAACCAGGGTATGCAGGTGGAAATATTCTCAATCTGCTTTGCTATCTACAAACAGATTTAAATGGCTTAGACTTTTCTAATTTGAGAATTTGGCAAGCGTACCTACAGGGCATGACTTTACAACATGTTAATTTCGCTCACTCTAACTTATCCAAATCTGTTTTTACTCAAGCTTTCGACAGAATTGTGTCAGTGGCATTTAGCCCAGATGGAAAACTTTTAGCCACAGGTGATGTAGTGGGTCAAGTTCGCATTTGGCAAGTTGTGGATGGTCAGCAACTTCTTACCTTTCAAGGACATAGCAATTGGGTATCGTCGATTGCTTTCAGTCCCGATGGTCAACTGCTTGCCGTTACTGGTCATAGTGACTCAACCATACAACTGTGGGAGGCTAGCACTGGAAAGTGTGTGCAAATTTTGCCAGGGCATACCGGTTGGGTATCGTCGGTGGCTTTCAGTCAGGATGGTCAAACCCTAGCTAGTGGCAGTAGTGATTTAACTGTGAGGCTGTGGTCGTTCAGCACTGGGCAATGTCTCCGTATTTTGCAGGGTCATACTGATCGGGTGTGGTCAGTGGCTTTCAGTCGGGATGGTCAAACCCTGGTTAGTGGCAGTAATGACCAAACAGTGAGGCTGTGGGAGGTCAGCACTGGGCAGTGTCTCCGTATTTTGCAGGGTCATACTGATCAGGTGCGGTCGGTAGTATTCAGTCCCAATGGTCAAACCGTGGCTAGTGGTAGTGCTGATCAAACCGTGAAGCTGTGGGAAGTTAGCACGGGTCATTGTTTGAAAACTCTAGAGGAAAATACTAATGGCACAAGGACAATTGCCTTTAGTCCTGACGGTCGAATCTTAGCCAGCGGCAATTATGACCAAACCGTGAAGCTGTGGGAGGTCAGCACTGGGCAGTGTCTCCGTATTTTGCAGGGTCATACTGATCGGGTATGGTCGGTTGCTTTCAGTCCTGATGGTCGAATCTTAGCCAGCGGCAGTGATGACCAAACAGTGAGGCTGTGGGAGGTCAACACTGGGCAAGGTCTCCGTATTTTGCAGGGTCACGCGAATAAGATAGGGTCGGTTGCTTTTAGTTGTGATAACCAATGGCTTGCTACTGGCAGTGGTGACAAAGCAGTGCGGCTTTGGGTGGCTAACACTGGGCAATGCTCGAAAACTCTACAGGGTCATCACAAGGCGGTAACTTCCGTTGCCTTTAGTCCAAATAGTCAAACCCTAGCTAGCAGTGGTGACAATACAGTGCGGTTGTGGGATGTCACGACGGGTCATTGTCTCCATGTTTTGCAAGGTCACGGCAGTTGGTGGGTACAGTGCGTTGCCTTCAGTCCCGACGGTCAAACGTTAGCGAGTGGCAGTGGTGACCAAACAGTGAGGCTTTGGGAGGTCACCACTGGGCAAGGTCTCCGTGTTTTACAAGGTCATGACAGTGAGGTGCGGTGTGTTGCTTTTAGTCCCGATAGTCAACTACTTGCTAGTGGTAGTCGTGACGGCATGGTGCGGCTGTGGAAAGTGAGTACAGGGCAATGCTTGAACACTCTACAAGGGCACAACGATTGGGTACAGTCTGTTGCCTTCAGTCAGGATGGTCAAACCCTTGCTAGTAGCAGTAATGACCAAACAGTGAGGTTATGGGAAGTCAGCACTGGGCAATGCCTAAAAACTTTGCAAAGACAAACCCGATGGGGAGAGTCCCCTGCATTCAGTCCCGATGGTCAACTTTTCGCGGGCGGCAGTAATGATGCAACTGTAGGTTTGTGGGAAGTTAGCACGGGGAAATGTCTGCAAACTTTGCGAGGGCATACTGATAAGATCTGGTCGGTTGCTTTCAGCCGCGATGGTCAAACCCTAATCAGTGGAAGCCAAGATGAAACCGTTAAGATTTGGAATGTCAAGACGGGTGAGTGCCTAAAAACTCTAAGAGCTGCTAGACCCTATGAGGGTATGAACATCACCGGAGTTACAGGTTTGACGGAGGCTCAGAAAACCATGCTGAAAACTCTGGGGGCGGTTGAGAGTTGA
- a CDS encoding metallophosphoesterase, which translates to MKKIKYTLLSLLGIFGVILGWGLLEPYLIDTEEEVAEIPALPASWEGQQVALIADWQIGMWMDNTSTIDRIVKQLIQERPAIVLIAGDFIYNAGEDPSEEINKAIEIVRSLPEAGIPTYAVLGNHDYAMKSKHATPNEQLADKLHKALESVGVQVLQNEVVAIGKPSQRAIAPSENRNPTTANTAGNAPLYLVGIGAHWPNNDKPKVALNPVPEGAPRLVMMHNPDSFEALPPNTAPLAVAGHTHGGQFRLPFTPEWSWMTFTKEDEVHADGWIKGYGQSGNRLYVNRGIGFSIIPMRLNCPPEVTIFTLRSSA; encoded by the coding sequence ATGAAGAAAATTAAATACACATTGTTAAGTTTGTTAGGAATTTTTGGCGTAATTCTCGGTTGGGGCTTGCTCGAACCTTACCTAATCGACACAGAAGAAGAAGTAGCAGAAATTCCTGCTCTTCCCGCTAGTTGGGAAGGGCAACAAGTCGCACTGATTGCTGACTGGCAAATAGGAATGTGGATGGACAACACCAGTACAATTGACCGCATTGTGAAACAACTAATTCAGGAGCGTCCTGCAATCGTGCTAATTGCTGGTGACTTTATCTACAATGCAGGTGAAGATCCAAGCGAAGAGATTAACAAGGCTATTGAAATTGTGCGATCGCTTCCTGAAGCAGGCATCCCCACTTATGCTGTCTTGGGTAATCATGACTATGCAATGAAAAGCAAGCACGCAACACCAAACGAACAGTTGGCGGATAAATTGCATAAAGCGCTGGAATCAGTAGGCGTGCAAGTCCTCCAGAACGAGGTAGTTGCGATTGGCAAGCCATCGCAAAGAGCAATCGCACCGTCTGAGAATCGCAACCCAACAACAGCAAACACGGCGGGCAACGCACCCCTATACCTAGTAGGCATCGGCGCACATTGGCCGAATAACGATAAACCGAAAGTTGCGCTGAACCCGGTGCCAGAAGGCGCACCAAGGTTGGTGATGATGCACAACCCAGATTCTTTTGAAGCATTACCTCCTAACACTGCACCTTTGGCTGTGGCAGGACACACGCACGGTGGGCAATTTCGTCTACCCTTCACACCAGAATGGTCTTGGATGACTTTTACTAAGGAGGATGAGGTACACGCTGACGGCTGGATTAAAGGATATGGGCAGTCAGGAAATCGTCTTTATGTAAACCGAGGAATTGGTTTTAGCATCATACCGATGCGGCTCAATTGCCCACCAGAGGTCACTATATTTACACTTCGCTCCTCTGCGTAA
- the clpB gene encoding ATP-dependent chaperone ClpB has protein sequence MQPTNPNQFTEKAWEAIARTPDIAKAAQQQQLESEHLLKALLEQDGLANSIFNKLEVPVQRVREATESFSQRQPKVSGSSGSVYLGRSLDALLDRAESYRKDYKDEFISIEHLILAYLKDDRFGKSLFQEFKLDEKKLKNAIDQIRGNQKVTDQNPEGKYEALEKYGRDLTQAAREGKLDPVIGRDDEIRRTIQILSRRTKNNPVLIGEPGVGKTAIAEGLAQRIVAGDVPESLKDRKLIALDMGALIAGAKFRGEFEERLKAVLKEVTDSRGQLILFIDEIHTVVGAGATQGAMDAGNLLKPMLARGELRCIGATTLDEYRKYIEKDAALERRFQQVYVDQPSVEDTISILRGLKERYELHHGVKISDSSLVAAATLSTRYISDRFLPDKAIDLVDEAAARLKMEITSKPEELDEINRKILQLEMERLSLQKESDRASVERLERLEKELANLKEEQRTLNAQWQSEKDVLNHIQSIKEEIDRVNVEISQAERDYDLNKAAELKYGKLSQLQKSLQEAETQLAATQTSGKSLLREEVTESDIAEIISKWTGIPISKLVESEKEKLLHLEDELHQRVVGQDEAVTAVADAIQRSRAGLSDPNRPTASFIFLGPTGVGKTELAKALASYLFDTEDALVRIDMSEYMEKHAVSRLIGAPPGYVGYEEGGQLTESIRRRPYAVILFDEIEKAHPDVFNVMLQILDDGRVTDAQGHTVDFKNTVIIMTSNVGSQYILDLATEDSQYDEMRSRVMEAMRSSFRPEFLNRIDEIIIFHSLQKHQLRHIVQLQVKRLEQRLADRKMSLKLSESALDFLAEVGYDPVFGARPLKRAIQRELETQIAKAILRGEFNDGDTIFVDVENERLAFKRLPAELLTAQST, from the coding sequence ATGCAACCCACTAATCCTAACCAATTTACAGAAAAAGCCTGGGAAGCCATAGCACGTACCCCAGATATTGCCAAAGCCGCTCAACAACAACAACTCGAAAGCGAACATTTGCTCAAAGCGCTGTTGGAGCAAGATGGACTTGCCAATAGCATTTTTAATAAACTTGAAGTACCTGTGCAGCGAGTGCGCGAGGCAACGGAAAGCTTTAGCCAGCGACAGCCTAAGGTTTCTGGCAGTAGTGGCTCAGTCTATCTCGGACGCAGCCTGGATGCTCTGTTAGATCGAGCAGAATCTTATCGCAAAGACTACAAAGATGAGTTCATCTCGATCGAGCATCTGATCTTGGCGTATCTTAAAGACGATCGCTTTGGTAAGAGCTTATTCCAAGAATTTAAACTAGATGAGAAAAAGCTCAAGAACGCGATTGACCAAATTCGAGGGAATCAGAAAGTGACCGACCAAAACCCAGAAGGCAAATACGAAGCACTGGAAAAATATGGACGCGATTTAACTCAAGCGGCTCGTGAAGGGAAACTCGACCCGGTGATTGGGCGGGATGATGAGATTCGCCGCACCATACAGATTCTCTCACGTCGCACCAAAAATAATCCAGTGCTGATTGGGGAACCTGGAGTCGGTAAAACTGCGATCGCAGAAGGGTTGGCGCAGCGGATTGTTGCTGGTGATGTGCCCGAATCTCTCAAAGACCGCAAATTAATTGCGCTGGATATGGGTGCACTCATTGCCGGTGCTAAGTTCCGGGGCGAATTTGAAGAACGTCTGAAAGCCGTACTCAAAGAAGTCACTGACTCTCGCGGTCAACTTATCCTATTTATAGATGAAATTCACACCGTTGTTGGTGCGGGTGCGACTCAAGGCGCGATGGATGCAGGCAACTTGCTCAAACCCATGTTGGCGCGTGGTGAGTTGCGGTGTATCGGTGCCACTACCCTGGATGAGTACCGCAAGTACATTGAGAAAGATGCAGCATTGGAACGTCGATTCCAGCAGGTTTATGTGGATCAACCCAGTGTAGAAGATACGATCTCGATTCTGCGGGGACTCAAAGAGCGTTATGAACTGCACCACGGGGTGAAGATTTCGGATAGTTCACTTGTTGCCGCCGCCACGCTATCCACTCGATATATTAGCGATCGCTTCCTCCCCGATAAAGCGATTGACTTAGTGGATGAAGCGGCTGCACGGCTGAAAATGGAGATTACCTCCAAGCCAGAAGAACTCGATGAAATTAACCGCAAAATCCTCCAGTTGGAGATGGAACGGTTGTCGCTGCAAAAAGAAAGCGATCGCGCCTCCGTTGAACGCCTGGAACGACTGGAAAAAGAACTCGCCAACCTCAAAGAAGAGCAACGCACTTTAAATGCTCAGTGGCAGTCCGAAAAAGACGTACTCAACCACATTCAGAGTATTAAAGAAGAGATTGACCGAGTCAATGTGGAAATCAGCCAAGCCGAGCGTGATTACGACCTGAACAAGGCGGCTGAGTTAAAATATGGCAAATTATCCCAGTTGCAAAAATCGCTGCAAGAGGCAGAAACCCAACTCGCGGCGACCCAAACCAGTGGCAAATCCCTGCTGCGGGAGGAAGTCACAGAATCCGACATTGCCGAAATTATCTCCAAGTGGACGGGCATTCCCATCAGCAAGCTGGTGGAATCGGAGAAAGAAAAGTTACTCCACCTCGAAGATGAACTGCACCAGCGGGTTGTGGGACAGGATGAAGCGGTTACAGCCGTTGCCGATGCGATTCAGCGATCGCGTGCGGGTTTATCTGACCCCAATCGTCCTACCGCTAGCTTTATCTTCCTTGGCCCCACGGGTGTTGGCAAGACGGAACTGGCAAAAGCGCTAGCCTCTTACCTGTTCGATACGGAAGATGCTTTAGTGCGGATTGATATGTCCGAATATATGGAAAAGCACGCCGTCTCCCGCCTGATTGGTGCACCTCCGGGATATGTGGGTTACGAAGAAGGGGGTCAGTTGACCGAATCGATCCGTCGTCGTCCCTATGCGGTGATTCTGTTCGACGAAATCGAGAAAGCGCATCCCGATGTGTTCAACGTGATGCTGCAAATCCTGGATGATGGTCGCGTTACGGATGCTCAAGGTCACACGGTAGACTTCAAGAATACTGTGATTATCATGACCAGCAATGTCGGTTCGCAGTACATTCTAGACCTTGCCACCGAGGACAGTCAGTACGATGAAATGCGGAGTCGGGTAATGGAGGCGATGCGATCGAGTTTCCGTCCAGAGTTCCTCAACCGAATTGATGAGATTATTATCTTCCACTCCTTGCAGAAACATCAATTGCGCCATATTGTTCAACTACAAGTTAAGCGTTTAGAACAACGCCTAGCGGATCGCAAGATGTCTCTGAAGTTGTCGGAAAGTGCTCTCGACTTCTTGGCAGAAGTGGGTTATGACCCCGTTTTCGGTGCTCGTCCTCTGAAACGAGCGATTCAGCGGGAATTAGAAACGCAAATTGCTAAGGCGATTTTGCGAGGTGAGTTTAATGATGGGGACACCATCTTTGTGGATGTGGAAAATGAACGGTTAGCGTTTAAGCGCTTGCCTGCTGAGTTGTTAACAGCTCAATCCACCTAA
- a CDS encoding helix-turn-helix transcriptional regulator, with amino-acid sequence MPQAPLNPEEPISPLKRLRIQAGLTQSELARQIPDKTGTKPISQRAVSAWERGEYQPELTIPQMKAFCRALGVTLDALPDDCGPPKRSS; translated from the coding sequence ATGCCACAAGCACCACTCAATCCAGAGGAGCCGATATCGCCCTTAAAAAGGCTACGGATTCAGGCCGGTCTGACTCAATCTGAACTCGCTCGGCAAATTCCTGACAAAACGGGAACTAAACCCATCTCTCAAAGAGCTGTGAGTGCTTGGGAGAGGGGTGAATATCAACCGGAACTAACGATTCCCCAAATGAAAGCGTTTTGTAGAGCGTTGGGTGTTACTCTCGATGCGTTGCCGGACGATTGCGGCCCGCCAAAGCGTTCATCCTAG
- a CDS encoding SH3 domain-containing protein — MKQMINWQKSVTIHTLLLSTLTAFVLPSTAATTATTQENPTPKITSFQNKGVYQIAQDSDKCHEVVARNGLYVREAPTVYSRALGILPYGQNVTVVESQGTNTVGGNPGAKWMPISAPMQGYVYAGYLSSCQESPAPTKCRAVSKRGGLYVRQEPSINSAGVGAVPNGRNVTLENLGANGWVPISAPLQGYVSAANLTYCP, encoded by the coding sequence ATGAAACAGATGATTAATTGGCAAAAATCTGTAACAATACATACTTTACTTTTGTCAACTTTAACAGCTTTTGTCCTTCCCTCTACTGCTGCTACTACAGCCACAACTCAGGAAAATCCGACCCCAAAAATAACATCTTTCCAGAACAAAGGTGTATATCAAATAGCACAGGATTCGGACAAGTGCCACGAAGTTGTAGCAAGGAATGGTCTGTATGTCCGGGAAGCTCCAACGGTTTACAGCAGAGCGCTCGGAATACTACCTTATGGACAGAATGTGACAGTTGTGGAGAGTCAGGGCACAAATACTGTTGGTGGAAATCCTGGCGCAAAGTGGATGCCGATTTCAGCTCCCATGCAAGGTTATGTGTATGCGGGTTATCTATCGTCTTGTCAGGAGTCTCCTGCCCCAACAAAGTGTCGCGCAGTTTCAAAAAGGGGTGGTCTTTACGTCCGGCAAGAACCATCGATTAATAGCGCTGGTGTCGGAGCAGTACCCAATGGACGGAATGTCACCCTTGAAAATCTTGGTGCAAATGGCTGGGTGCCAATTTCAGCTCCCTTACAAGGTTATGTTTCTGCGGCTAATCTCACGTACTGTCCTTGA
- a CDS encoding damage-control phosphatase ARMT1 family protein, translating to MMMSEEGSFAYFTLTQRMPAIVQRVIDENDFPTSIVNNLESLIQSLPNGIVRSLDDKEPDFTQWNRYLEPYIGQRWLNIPWFFAEAYFFRRILEATHYFQAGSTQAVDPFSLQKRRGLETTLVSIRELSTRVNHWIEQAKHDQGNLEPKSLIALLYSVLWGNRADLSLWPIDAGELDSSQEIHLEQNHILVDDTALIAERVARFEGVRMDVIVDNAGFELVCDLCVVDFLLTSHAAEVIYLHLKSQPMFVSDAMIQDVQDTIKFLATTRDQDVQSLAHRLQDYLDQGRLLCREDAFWTSPFVFWEMPEPLRQELAQSALILIKGDANYRRCLGNRTWPFTTAFADIVCYFPAPLVALRTLKSELVVGLGLEQIAALNQEDSEWLTNGQWGVIQFVDPTAITAAP from the coding sequence ATGATGATGTCTGAGGAAGGCTCTTTCGCCTACTTCACATTAACTCAGCGGATGCCAGCGATTGTCCAACGGGTGATCGATGAAAACGATTTTCCCACATCCATTGTGAATAACTTGGAAAGCCTGATTCAATCGTTGCCCAATGGAATTGTGCGTTCCCTCGACGACAAAGAGCCAGATTTCACCCAGTGGAATCGATATCTGGAACCCTATATCGGACAGCGCTGGTTAAACATTCCCTGGTTTTTTGCAGAGGCATACTTCTTCCGTCGTATCCTTGAGGCAACTCATTACTTTCAAGCCGGAAGTACTCAAGCTGTCGATCCATTTTCCTTACAAAAACGCAGGGGTTTGGAGACAACCCTGGTTTCCATTCGGGAACTGAGTACACGAGTCAATCACTGGATAGAGCAAGCAAAACATGATCAGGGCAACCTAGAGCCAAAAAGTTTGATTGCTCTACTCTATTCGGTTTTGTGGGGCAACCGGGCTGATTTGAGTCTGTGGCCGATTGATGCCGGAGAATTGGATAGCAGCCAAGAAATTCACTTGGAACAAAATCACATCTTGGTCGATGATACGGCACTGATTGCTGAGCGAGTGGCTCGCTTTGAGGGGGTACGGATGGATGTGATTGTGGATAATGCGGGGTTTGAACTCGTCTGTGATTTATGCGTGGTGGACTTTCTGCTCACAAGCCACGCGGCTGAAGTAATTTACTTGCACCTGAAATCCCAGCCCATGTTCGTATCAGATGCGATGATTCAAGATGTGCAAGACACGATCAAGTTTCTCGCCACTACCCGTGATCAGGATGTGCAATCCCTGGCGCATCGATTGCAAGATTATCTGGATCAAGGTCGTTTGCTCTGCCGTGAGGATGCTTTTTGGACATCTCCCTTCGTATTCTGGGAAATGCCCGAACCCCTAAGGCAAGAGTTAGCTCAATCTGCGCTAATTTTAATTAAGGGAGATGCGAATTATCGCCGATGCTTAGGCAATCGCACCTGGCCTTTTACAACGGCTTTTGCAGATATCGTCTGCTACTTCCCCGCCCCCTTGGTGGCTCTACGCACTCTCAAGTCAGAACTGGTAGTGGGTTTAGGATTAGAGCAGATCGCAGCACTCAATCAGGAAGACTCAGAGTGGTTAACCAATGGGCAATGGGGTGTGATTCAATTCGTCGATCCAACAGCTATAACCGCTGCGCCCTAA